From a region of the Thermus caldilimi genome:
- a CDS encoding carbohydrate ABC transporter permease, which translates to MARLEWLEGYGLLLPAALFLLVFVLYPALQAILLSFQTENPFGRGRAWVGVVNYVDIWQDPRFWASVVITIRFAVMVAVLEVVLGLVAALLLQYAVPGIALFRTIFFLTTAVSTAVAAIAWGWFLHPVGGLLNRALETIGLPPQGWLTTPEWALYSVAAATAWQAIGFNAILLTAGLQDIPEEIYEAAKLDGASGSVVLLRITLPLLSPILFFVGILALVRGFTAFGQIHLLTRGGPSEATTVWIYRVYLEAFSNFRFTYAAAEAVLLFALLVILTGLQFRFLGRRVHYG; encoded by the coding sequence TTGGCAAGGCTTGAGTGGCTTGAAGGATACGGCCTCCTCCTCCCCGCGGCCCTCTTCCTCTTGGTGTTTGTCCTTTACCCCGCCCTCCAGGCTATCCTCCTCTCTTTTCAGACAGAAAACCCGTTTGGTCGAGGCCGGGCATGGGTGGGGGTGGTGAACTACGTGGATATTTGGCAGGACCCCCGGTTCTGGGCCAGCGTGGTCATCACCATACGCTTCGCCGTGATGGTGGCAGTCCTCGAGGTGGTTTTGGGCCTGGTGGCTGCGCTGCTCCTGCAGTACGCGGTCCCCGGAATAGCCCTCTTCCGCACCATCTTTTTCCTGACCACCGCCGTGTCCACGGCAGTGGCAGCCATCGCCTGGGGATGGTTCCTCCACCCCGTTGGGGGTCTGCTCAACCGGGCCCTTGAGACCATAGGGCTGCCTCCTCAGGGCTGGCTCACCACTCCCGAGTGGGCCCTTTACAGCGTGGCTGCGGCCACCGCCTGGCAGGCGATCGGGTTTAACGCCATCCTCCTCACGGCCGGGCTTCAGGACATTCCCGAGGAGATCTACGAAGCCGCCAAACTGGATGGGGCCAGCGGGTCCGTGGTCCTGCTTAGGATCACGCTTCCGCTGCTGTCCCCGATCCTCTTCTTCGTGGGTATCCTGGCCTTGGTCCGGGGTTTCACCGCCTTCGGCCAGATCCACCTGCTGACCCGGGGTGGCCCATCGGAGGCGACCACCGTTTGGATCTATCGGGTTTACCTCGAGGCTTTCTCTAACTTCCGCTTCACCTACGCTGCCGCGGAGGCGGTCTTGCTGTTCGCGCTCTTGGTGATTCTGACAGGCCTTCAGTTTCGCTTCCTGGGAAGGAGGGTCCACTACGGATGA
- a CDS encoding carbohydrate ABC transporter permease, with protein sequence MKIWRLTPLYLLLTVYSMFILLPLLSLFSASFKTAHEVFDPNLIPLQPTLENYQMAWTKFPIGRFLLNSALVSISVAAGQVLTSALAGYALARVSLPGQRLLFGFVVTLLLIPGEATFLPLYDLVTALGWLDTYWALIVPFLATPLGIFLMRQFFRSLPQDYFDAARIDGAGHLRILWYVALPLARPVLGALGVLSFISAWNMYLWPLVVTRSTEMQTVQIGVNMILNEEAARWNVVAAGAVMALLPTLVVFLFAQRQLVRGITLGGLKG encoded by the coding sequence ATGAAGATCTGGCGGCTGACCCCCTTGTACCTACTGCTCACCGTCTACAGCATGTTCATTTTGTTGCCCCTGCTCTCGCTCTTCTCGGCCAGCTTCAAGACCGCACACGAGGTCTTTGACCCCAACCTCATTCCCCTCCAGCCTACGCTAGAAAACTACCAGATGGCCTGGACAAAGTTTCCCATCGGGCGGTTTCTCCTGAACAGCGCGCTAGTGTCCATCTCGGTAGCCGCGGGCCAGGTGCTGACCTCGGCTCTGGCTGGCTACGCCCTCGCTAGGGTAAGCCTGCCAGGACAACGCCTCCTGTTTGGGTTCGTGGTCACCCTGCTTCTGATCCCTGGTGAGGCTACCTTTTTACCCCTCTACGATCTCGTCACCGCCCTGGGTTGGTTGGATACCTACTGGGCCCTGATCGTACCCTTTCTAGCAACGCCTTTGGGCATCTTCCTAATGCGACAGTTTTTTCGCTCCTTGCCGCAGGACTACTTTGATGCCGCCAGAATTGATGGGGCGGGGCACCTAAGAATCCTGTGGTATGTAGCTCTCCCCTTGGCTCGGCCCGTACTAGGGGCGTTGGGTGTACTCTCCTTCATTTCCGCGTGGAACATGTACCTCTGGCCTTTAGTGGTCACGCGTTCGACAGAGATGCAAACGGTGCAGATCGGTGTGAACATGATTCTGAACGAAGAGGCTGCGCGCTGGAATGTAGTGGCGGCAGGGGCGGTTATGGCCTTGCTGCCTACCTTGGTGGTTTTCTTGTTTGCCCAAAGGCAGCTCGTTCGGGGTATCACTCTGGGCGGCCTGAAGGGATGA